A part of Candidatus Methylomirabilota bacterium genomic DNA contains:
- a CDS encoding DUF2933 domain-containing protein, with protein MAKLEPNRVSKDSAPPPGRYCTLCGRETTPEGPAVERFGESFCSEAHAEAFAREVRAARVQAAAASNGGVEAASCGIGQGAVPGSWKAYLGKALCWGAPILIVAVLVLGGTGALTGAAGAALPYLAALACPLGMYLMMRSMSKMGHQDDGGDKGGQKGDRGGAGVSPPGRI; from the coding sequence ATGGCGAAGCTCGAACCGAATCGGGTCTCGAAGGACAGCGCGCCGCCGCCCGGGCGTTACTGCACCCTGTGTGGACGGGAGACGACTCCGGAGGGCCCGGCGGTCGAGCGCTTCGGCGAGTCGTTCTGCTCCGAGGCGCATGCCGAGGCCTTTGCCCGCGAAGTGCGCGCGGCGCGCGTGCAGGCGGCAGCCGCCTCGAACGGGGGCGTGGAGGCCGCCAGCTGCGGGATAGGCCAGGGCGCGGTGCCGGGGAGCTGGAAGGCGTACCTCGGCAAAGCGCTCTGCTGGGGCGCGCCGATCCTGATCGTCGCGGTCCTGGTGCTTGGGGGAACCGGCGCGTTGACCGGCGCGGCTGGCGCCGCCTTGCCCTACCTCGCGGCACTGGCCTGCCCGCTCGGCATGTACCTCATGATGCGCTCGATGTCGAAGATGGGGCACCAGGACGACGGCGGCGACAAGGGCGGCCAGAAGGGAGATCGGGGTGGAGCTGGCGTGTCACCGCCGGGCCGGATCTAA
- a CDS encoding TlpA disulfide reductase family protein — protein MKRVRGGSVPPWLVAVLLVAVLAATSSDAADVRPTVGHRAPDFTLRDPDGKPVQLSRVLGERAVLVNFWATWCPPCREEMPTMERVYRDYKARGLEILAVNIDAGDPKAVAGRVKEFMAELKLTFPALLDSNGEVVRAYRLRGLPTTFLIDRQGIVRAVEIGYRDWADTGSRKKLEELLK, from the coding sequence GTGAAGCGCGTGAGAGGCGGAAGCGTGCCGCCGTGGCTCGTGGCGGTGCTCCTGGTCGCTGTCCTCGCCGCGACGTCGAGTGACGCCGCCGACGTCCGGCCGACGGTGGGGCATCGCGCACCCGACTTCACGCTGCGCGACCCAGACGGAAAGCCGGTGCAGCTCTCCCGAGTCCTCGGTGAGAGGGCGGTGCTCGTCAACTTCTGGGCGACGTGGTGTCCGCCGTGCCGCGAGGAGATGCCGACCATGGAGCGGGTGTACCGAGACTACAAAGCCCGGGGGCTCGAGATCCTCGCCGTCAACATCGACGCCGGGGACCCGAAGGCGGTTGCGGGGCGGGTGAAAGAGTTCATGGCCGAGCTCAAGCTGACCTTTCCGGCTCTCCTGGATTCCAACGGGGAAGTGGTGCGGGCGTACCGGCTGCGGGGCTTGCCGACGACGTTCCTGATCGACCGGCAGGGGATCGTCCGGGCGGTGGAGATCGGCTACCGGGACTGGGCCGACACCGGCTCCCGGAAGAAGCTCGAGGAGCTCTTGAAGTAG
- a CDS encoding SCO family protein, giving the protein MNTRQRGLWGVGLALVATAGGIAAWALVNGQPALRARGERAVGSSEGVLETLSVYGEVPEFRLTERSGRPVGRADLLGKVWIANFIYTQCKETCPVQTALLARLQPEFAGEAALRLVSITVDPQHDTVAALRSYAERYGADPERWLFLTGEKRAIYQLAKEGFHLGVVDPDDPGQAAGPLRWLEPAPAFATHGSRGLIMHSSRFVLVDRQARVRAYHLPDEESLGRLRRNVTVLLRERAKGS; this is encoded by the coding sequence ATGAACACGCGGCAGCGAGGACTCTGGGGCGTGGGGCTCGCCCTCGTCGCCACCGCGGGCGGCATAGCGGCCTGGGCCCTCGTCAATGGCCAGCCTGCCCTGAGGGCGCGGGGGGAGCGCGCCGTCGGCTCGAGCGAGGGCGTGCTCGAAACCCTCAGCGTCTACGGCGAGGTGCCGGAGTTTCGGCTAACCGAGCGGAGCGGCCGGCCAGTCGGCCGGGCGGACCTCCTGGGGAAGGTCTGGATCGCGAACTTCATCTACACACAATGCAAGGAGACGTGTCCGGTCCAGACGGCGCTGCTCGCACGCCTCCAACCCGAGTTCGCGGGCGAGGCCGCCCTCCGGCTCGTCTCCATCACCGTCGATCCTCAGCACGACACCGTGGCGGCCCTCCGGAGCTATGCCGAGCGGTACGGCGCCGATCCCGAGCGGTGGCTGTTCCTCACCGGAGAGAAGCGGGCGATCTATCAGCTCGCCAAGGAGGGGTTCCACCTCGGCGTCGTCGATCCGGACGATCCAGGACAGGCGGCCGGCCCCCTTCGCTGGTTGGAACCGGCGCCGGCGTTCGCCACGCATGGGTCCAGGGGGCTCATCATGCACAGCTCGCGATTCGTGCTCGTCGACCGACAGGCGCGCGTGCGCGCGTATCACCTCCCCGACGAGGAGTCGCTTGGGCGCCTGCGCCGCAATGTGACGGTGCTGCTGCGGGAGCGGGCGAAGGGGTCCTGA
- a CDS encoding multicopper oxidase domain-containing protein encodes MSAIGAPRLSRREFLGAAARAGLGAAAVSLGGSLPGRPAAAQPGGIREIRLEARELTWELAPGKRIGGMAYNGRIPGPEIRVREGERVRVLLTNALAEPTTIHWHGVNVPNAMDGVPGVTQKPVPPGSTFVYEFDARPAGTRWYHTHAQEHRQLDLGLAAPLIIEPTGPEPFPFDREYTLVLDDWATGTGRPLPSTAAGTAGGRGSMGGMMGRMMGGGMMGGMGSMGGMMGGGGGMGRMMGGSRTPAYDTMTINGKAYPATAPLTVRKGERVRLRLINASSEHTHVVRLAGHR; translated from the coding sequence ATGAGCGCGATCGGAGCACCGAGGCTGTCGCGTCGCGAATTCCTCGGGGCCGCGGCCCGCGCCGGCCTCGGGGCCGCCGCCGTCTCACTCGGCGGCTCGCTCCCGGGGCGGCCGGCCGCGGCGCAGCCCGGCGGGATCCGGGAGATCCGTCTGGAAGCCCGGGAACTGACGTGGGAGCTGGCACCGGGGAAGAGGATCGGCGGGATGGCCTATAACGGCCGCATCCCGGGGCCCGAGATCCGGGTCCGCGAGGGCGAGCGAGTCCGCGTGCTGCTGACCAACGCCCTCGCCGAGCCGACCACGATCCACTGGCACGGCGTGAACGTGCCAAACGCCATGGATGGCGTCCCCGGCGTCACCCAGAAGCCCGTCCCGCCTGGCAGCACGTTCGTCTACGAGTTCGACGCGCGGCCGGCCGGGACTCGCTGGTACCACACCCACGCCCAGGAGCACCGCCAACTCGACCTCGGGCTCGCCGCGCCGCTGATCATCGAGCCCACCGGCCCCGAGCCGTTCCCGTTCGACCGCGAATACACGCTCGTCCTCGACGACTGGGCCACGGGGACGGGGCGGCCGCTGCCGAGCACGGCGGCCGGCACGGCCGGCGGCCGCGGCAGCATGGGTGGGATGATGGGGCGCATGATGGGCGGCGGCATGATGGGCGGAATGGGGAGCATGGGCGGCATGATGGGTGGCGGTGGCGGCATGGGTAGGATGATGGGCGGCAGTCGGACGCCCGCCTACGACACCATGACGATCAACGGGAAGGCCTATCCCGCCACGGCGCCGCTCACGGTGCGCAAAGGCGAGCGGGTGCGGCTCCGCCTGATCAACGCGAGCTCCGAGCACACGCACGTCGTCCGCCTCGCCGGTCATCGC